From the Teredinibacter turnerae T7901 genome, one window contains:
- a CDS encoding EAL domain-containing protein, whose translation MNTKLSETYEPFVINKRRDLAIRHAIDDIQNLLFDPEAPNKVYPLLLDRVAQLTESDGAAIVTVNRFQDTFQRFKMRVHQCFTLEGESVVNLERFQAWLDKDLVPPKPMFFSLPIPHCHSGILPTSCAARALLLMPIFTNNRLRAVCVLVKTRGFYVGAQVARLTPLIGSVICALQSAESVKGRVASLSDKIAHSHFLNSFLSTSPLGVLVIDAANTISYCNPAAVKLFGSLDDGTSSADTAKMQIEGAGIIKFLPNFTSLFQWSNQHGGAKANAQGLSPQDWEAQAARRADGTEFMVDLTIFRHTHGTERYTVLQIQDVTSRLQRAEAHLETSQQLSALTHLVPVAILRVDTHWNCAFANDRWYEFSGLTFDEINQTGWINALHRDDVKTTLEELRSALKVGHNLKREVRLVSPVGQVRWTEMNTQVLFDERGAILGFLATFADITERYIHQERLRHVAEYDSLTGLANRYLFQDRLKQAFFNSEREGSEVVVMFLDLDGFKIVNDSLGHAVGDKLLKKVGERLLNILRRVDTVARFGGDEFVILLNPHEKQLDVAEVASKIIQSLAQTYQIDGNEICVTSSIGISGGTAKNSSPEKLMKQADAALYLAKSEGKNNFQLFNEALDKEAKKRVFMARQTRSALRHKRFFLEYQPLANISRKEIVGFEALIRFKDEMGRCVYPGDFIAILEESGAIVEAGNWVIDEACRQLSQWHAQQLFPLDGFMSINVSPKQFLDDSLLDSILGSCERHCIRPQCLTIEVTESVLIDKPAKIQRTMSQLKEQGIRFALDDFGTGYSSLTYLQQYPFDHLKIDKSFVANLGSDENSAKITKSIIALGKSMGLTVTAEGVADEPTLNILSAYGADYYQGYFLGRSTVADTAIAQFNRSLVPAAN comes from the coding sequence GTGAATACCAAACTCTCCGAGACATATGAACCTTTTGTTATAAACAAGCGTCGTGATCTCGCGATCCGTCATGCAATTGACGATATACAAAATCTACTTTTTGATCCGGAAGCTCCGAATAAAGTTTACCCGCTCCTGCTGGACAGGGTTGCGCAGCTCACTGAGAGTGATGGTGCGGCTATTGTGACAGTCAATCGCTTTCAGGATACTTTTCAGCGGTTCAAAATGCGTGTGCATCAATGTTTCACCCTGGAAGGCGAATCCGTGGTAAATCTGGAGCGCTTCCAGGCGTGGTTGGATAAGGATTTGGTGCCACCTAAACCGATGTTTTTTTCTCTTCCCATCCCTCACTGCCACTCAGGTATTTTGCCTACATCCTGTGCTGCTCGCGCATTACTACTTATGCCGATTTTTACCAATAACCGTTTACGCGCGGTTTGTGTGTTGGTGAAAACACGGGGTTTTTATGTAGGGGCACAGGTGGCGCGCCTGACTCCACTGATAGGATCGGTAATTTGTGCTTTACAAAGCGCGGAATCGGTGAAAGGCCGTGTTGCCAGTTTGAGCGATAAAATTGCTCACAGTCACTTTTTGAATAGTTTTCTTTCCACATCACCACTCGGGGTGTTGGTGATCGATGCCGCAAATACCATCAGCTACTGCAACCCAGCTGCGGTGAAGTTGTTTGGTAGCCTGGATGATGGGACGAGTTCTGCAGATACAGCAAAGATGCAGATAGAAGGCGCTGGAATCATAAAATTCCTGCCAAATTTTACTAGCCTTTTTCAGTGGTCGAATCAACACGGTGGTGCTAAAGCCAACGCGCAGGGGCTATCGCCACAGGACTGGGAGGCGCAAGCCGCCCGCCGCGCTGATGGCACCGAATTTATGGTAGATCTCACCATCTTTCGGCATACACATGGCACAGAGCGTTACACTGTACTGCAGATTCAGGATGTTACCTCCCGGTTGCAGCGGGCGGAAGCACATCTGGAGACATCGCAGCAGTTGTCTGCGCTCACGCATCTGGTGCCGGTTGCGATATTGCGGGTGGACACTCATTGGAATTGTGCGTTTGCCAATGACCGCTGGTACGAGTTTTCTGGTCTTACCTTCGATGAAATTAACCAGACAGGCTGGATTAATGCGCTGCATCGGGACGATGTGAAGACCACCCTGGAGGAGCTGCGAAGCGCGCTAAAGGTAGGACATAATTTAAAGCGAGAGGTCCGCCTCGTATCGCCTGTGGGTCAGGTACGCTGGACGGAAATGAACACCCAGGTGTTGTTCGACGAGCGTGGTGCGATTTTAGGGTTCCTGGCGACGTTTGCCGACATAACCGAACGTTATATTCATCAGGAACGGCTCCGTCATGTAGCCGAGTACGACAGTCTGACAGGGCTCGCTAATCGCTATCTGTTTCAGGATCGACTAAAACAGGCATTTTTTAATTCCGAGCGAGAGGGTTCGGAAGTGGTAGTTATGTTTCTGGATTTGGATGGATTCAAAATCGTCAACGACTCGTTAGGGCACGCGGTCGGCGATAAGTTACTTAAAAAAGTTGGCGAACGCTTGCTGAATATTTTACGCCGGGTCGATACTGTGGCGCGGTTTGGTGGCGACGAGTTTGTTATTTTGCTCAATCCGCACGAAAAGCAATTAGACGTTGCGGAGGTCGCCAGCAAAATTATTCAGTCGTTGGCTCAAACGTATCAAATAGACGGTAATGAAATTTGCGTAACATCCAGTATTGGTATTTCCGGTGGTACGGCTAAAAACAGCTCGCCAGAAAAGCTGATGAAACAGGCGGATGCGGCTCTCTATCTCGCCAAGTCAGAGGGCAAAAATAATTTTCAGTTATTTAATGAAGCCCTGGATAAAGAAGCGAAAAAACGCGTATTTATGGCCCGGCAAACACGCTCGGCGTTAAGACACAAGCGGTTCTTTCTGGAGTATCAACCCCTGGCAAATATATCGCGTAAGGAGATTGTCGGGTTTGAGGCTTTGATACGCTTTAAGGATGAAATGGGGCGCTGCGTATATCCCGGTGATTTTATTGCGATTCTGGAAGAGAGCGGCGCTATCGTTGAAGCTGGCAACTGGGTGATAGACGAAGCCTGCAGGCAACTTTCCCAATGGCATGCCCAGCAGCTCTTTCCACTCGATGGTTTTATGTCGATAAATGTTTCCCCTAAACAGTTTTTAGACGATTCCCTGCTCGATTCGATTCTTGGTTCCTGTGAACGGCATTGTATTCGGCCGCAGTGTCTTACGATTGAGGTGACCGAGAGTGTACTGATTGATAAACCCGCGAAAATACAACGCACCATGAGTCAGTTGAAAGAACAGGGTATCCGGTTTGCTCTCGACGACTTCGGTACCGGCTATTCATCGCTTACCTACTTACAGCAATATCCCTTCGACCATTTGAAAATAGATAAGTCTTTTGTGGCTAATTTGGGTTCCGACGAAAATAGCGCAAAAATTACTAAATCAATTATTGCCCTGGGTAAATCCATGGGATTGACGGTAACCGCCGAGGGCGTTGCGGATGAGCCCACGTTAAACATCCTATCTGCCTATGGCGCCGATTATTATCAGGGCTATTTTCTAGGTCGCTCAACTGTCGCCGACACGGCTATAGCGCAATTTAATC
- a CDS encoding chemotaxis protein CheB: MNIAVNECEDQPSHYIGVGASAGGLEALQILLQNLPTDTGACFIIVQHLSPDFKSMMLELLSKHTTMRILNVEDGMQVCANCIYLIPPKKNMMVAQGKLLLSEKVPDAGLSLPIDIFFRSLAEDQQHHAIGIILSGTGSDGSRGLKSLKEAGALVIAQEPDSAKFDGMPNSAINTGIVDLILRPEQMGEKLMSYIRHPLVSGENSPLKAGTSENEDLMAEVFNVLKLKSEIDFAKYKPSTVARRIERRMTIKQVNSLQEYLTLMFKDPYEVQVLSKELLIGVTRFFRDDDAFNLLREKTIADIVARSNEHTPIRAWVAGCSTGEEAYSMAILFADEIAKQGVKRDVKVFATDVNGDAINEASNGMFCEEIQHDVGGAYLSNYFTKNAGNRYQINKTIRQTVIFATHNMITDPPFSNMDLVSCRNILIYFQHSVQKRVLTSLHFSLKKDGYLFLGSSENLSDLAPHFETINDRCRIYRKRTSVRIPIGSAPPVNTSTQTQTQNMPSVSRLLRSYRGANAIGAAISFANELLITQYAPPCILVNDDLEAIHVYGDVTGYVRRLPPGRISVEIKDLVNEDISIAVSTALHRAKQSSDEVYYTDVITRDGENNTSINLRVFYIREHEIESSPGYYWLIFENEQAGEPRAAANHVSFDAAEQSRQRIEDLELELKRSKEHLQVTVEELETTNEELQSANEELMSANEELQSTNEELQSVNEELYTVNSEYQEKISEISQTNNDLDEVLGLSNIGIIFLDDNFLIRRYTQAAARYINLMESDLNRPIHHFSNNLHYDSMLKDISDVFATSKSKQLDIILEDKRVIQISIHAYRYTDPGDSRGVAITFSDVSRARYAQRGLSVVYKQLKSSINNALESLDNTPLANPLKVLVVDDQPVSLALIEETLAAISEFNCEVYSAHTVLESLKIARDTAPDICLVDYHLDGETAIDFIDSMKANSLDIPSLVITGDDDPELNAMLLSYGVLDLINKHDLAPQVLSRSIRFSIRRREIDREINKTIDSVSV, translated from the coding sequence ATGAATATCGCCGTCAACGAATGCGAAGACCAACCGAGCCACTATATAGGAGTGGGCGCATCCGCCGGCGGCCTGGAAGCTCTACAAATTCTCCTGCAAAATTTGCCGACCGACACTGGCGCATGTTTTATTATCGTTCAGCACCTTTCTCCTGATTTCAAAAGCATGATGCTTGAACTTCTGAGCAAGCACACGACAATGCGCATACTGAACGTAGAAGACGGCATGCAGGTATGCGCCAATTGTATCTACTTGATTCCGCCCAAGAAAAATATGATGGTAGCCCAGGGGAAACTGCTACTGTCAGAAAAGGTGCCCGACGCCGGATTAAGCCTGCCGATAGATATTTTTTTTCGTTCTTTAGCTGAGGACCAACAGCACCATGCCATCGGTATTATTTTATCCGGCACCGGATCGGATGGCAGCCGCGGGCTGAAATCACTGAAGGAAGCTGGCGCGTTAGTGATTGCACAAGAGCCCGATAGTGCAAAGTTCGATGGCATGCCAAACAGCGCAATCAATACCGGTATTGTCGACCTCATCTTAAGGCCCGAGCAAATGGGCGAAAAACTGATGTCCTATATTCGCCACCCTTTGGTAAGTGGCGAGAACAGCCCGTTAAAAGCTGGCACCAGCGAAAACGAAGACCTCATGGCCGAAGTTTTTAATGTGTTGAAACTAAAAAGCGAGATCGATTTCGCCAAATACAAACCCTCCACCGTGGCCCGTCGAATTGAACGGCGCATGACCATCAAACAGGTAAATTCTCTCCAGGAATACCTGACCTTAATGTTCAAAGACCCATACGAAGTTCAGGTTTTGAGCAAGGAACTACTCATAGGTGTTACGCGCTTTTTTCGCGACGACGACGCATTCAACTTACTGCGGGAAAAAACGATCGCGGATATAGTCGCCCGTTCCAATGAACATACGCCCATCCGCGCCTGGGTAGCAGGTTGCTCTACGGGGGAAGAAGCCTACTCTATGGCCATTTTGTTCGCCGACGAAATTGCCAAACAAGGCGTTAAACGCGATGTTAAAGTGTTTGCTACCGATGTTAACGGCGACGCTATTAACGAAGCCAGTAATGGCATGTTTTGCGAAGAAATACAACACGATGTTGGTGGTGCATACTTATCCAATTACTTTACGAAAAATGCGGGCAACCGGTACCAAATCAACAAAACCATCAGGCAAACTGTTATTTTCGCTACCCACAATATGATTACAGACCCGCCGTTTTCGAATATGGACCTGGTCTCGTGTCGTAATATCTTGATCTATTTTCAACACAGTGTGCAAAAACGTGTATTAACATCGCTGCATTTTTCGTTGAAGAAGGACGGCTATCTTTTTTTAGGTTCTTCCGAAAATCTCTCTGATTTGGCGCCACATTTTGAAACGATAAACGACCGCTGTCGCATCTATCGCAAGCGTACCAGCGTACGGATTCCTATTGGATCGGCGCCGCCGGTCAATACGTCGACCCAAACACAAACCCAGAACATGCCCTCTGTCTCGCGATTACTTCGCAGCTATCGAGGGGCAAACGCCATTGGTGCAGCCATAAGCTTCGCCAATGAGTTACTTATTACTCAATATGCCCCACCGTGCATTCTGGTCAACGACGATTTAGAGGCTATACATGTTTATGGTGATGTTACCGGCTACGTGCGCCGCCTGCCCCCCGGCCGCATCAGCGTGGAAATTAAAGATCTTGTTAACGAGGATATTTCAATTGCCGTATCGACCGCACTGCACCGGGCAAAGCAATCTAGCGACGAGGTATACTATACGGATGTTATAACGCGAGACGGCGAGAACAACACTTCGATAAACCTGCGAGTTTTTTATATCAGGGAGCACGAGATCGAATCATCACCAGGCTATTACTGGCTGATATTCGAAAATGAACAGGCAGGCGAACCACGTGCCGCGGCAAATCATGTTTCTTTTGATGCAGCAGAACAGTCCAGGCAGAGAATCGAGGATCTCGAACTCGAACTGAAACGCAGCAAAGAACATCTTCAGGTTACCGTAGAAGAACTCGAAACCACTAACGAAGAGTTACAGTCCGCCAATGAAGAATTAATGTCGGCAAACGAAGAGTTGCAGAGTACCAACGAGGAATTGCAATCTGTAAACGAAGAGCTGTATACAGTTAACTCAGAATATCAAGAAAAAATTTCCGAAATATCCCAAACCAATAACGATCTGGACGAAGTGCTCGGGCTTTCAAATATCGGCATTATATTTCTCGACGATAATTTTTTGATCCGCCGATACACCCAAGCAGCAGCCAGGTATATTAACCTCATGGAATCCGATCTCAACCGTCCAATTCACCACTTCTCCAACAATCTTCACTACGATAGCATGCTGAAGGACATTTCAGATGTGTTCGCGACCAGCAAATCCAAACAGCTGGACATAATTCTTGAAGACAAGCGCGTGATTCAAATTTCCATTCATGCCTACCGCTATACCGACCCAGGTGATTCACGCGGGGTCGCGATCACATTTTCCGACGTATCCCGAGCACGCTATGCGCAGCGCGGGCTAAGTGTGGTTTATAAGCAGCTAAAATCCAGTATCAATAACGCACTCGAGTCGCTGGATAACACGCCTCTGGCCAACCCGCTAAAAGTACTGGTGGTAGACGATCAACCTGTAAGCCTGGCGCTTATAGAGGAAACACTGGCAGCAATCTCAGAATTTAATTGCGAAGTTTATAGCGCCCATACGGTTTTAGAATCGCTCAAAATCGCGCGCGATACCGCTCCTGATATCTGCCTGGTGGACTATCATCTGGACGGTGAAACAGCAATCGACTTTATCGATAGCATGAAAGCAAACAGCCTTGATATTCCGTCATTGGTCATAACCGGCGACGACGATCCAGAACTGAATGCTATGCTGCTATCTTATGGAGTATTGGATCTCATTAACAAGCACGACCTTGCGCCACAAGTTTTATCTCGCAGTATTCGTTTTTCCATTCGCCGCAGGGAAATCGACAGAGAGATCAACAAAACCATAGACTCGGTTTCCGTGTAG
- a CDS encoding PAS domain-containing sensor histidine kinase — protein sequence MDALIKSLKEQSLDPFLYLALLDESAELGFWSFQVANSQVTWSSSVYRLHDQTREDFTLSYASMLDLYPPEDASRFANTLESSLIHKNDFVIDVRIRGAHAKPLHLRLKAKCQQNDHGEVIALVGLVQMASQRLTFPFDATQSYDFQTYLDTSSDGFWDWYIQEDYEYMSPRFWEILGFDAHEKPHKPSAWQDLIFPDDLNIALNNFHQHIETRGEHPFDQEVRYRHKYGSTVHIICRGRVVEWDSAGNPIRMVGTHTDVTQLRENQEKLEEALRFQKLLLAANSDLIFVKDENFKIVMGNDAFVNFFPESMRDKIIGHTTLESFPDNQVDGFLFQDKIAFETGYSETVESARDRIMLTRKKRFTTDDNKNYLLGVSSDITEIKQTETELKQANEELEEFAYRTSHDLRSPLVSSIKLLEITKKTIDKGEIEKAEKYLSLVRESLVKLEALVTDILRLTRLRHTTSEITLTDLPQLVSSMLKQMSHLDGYNKMEILLDLAINSPVYLDKSNLNLVLENLISNAIKYSDPNAHSPYLAIDAKIESNNLAIRVRDNGIGFPESAKSKLFGMFKRFHPQISFGAGLGLYMVKKSIAKMNGKITLVSSYDETIFELMVPLHKENRKE from the coding sequence TTGGACGCACTGATAAAATCACTAAAAGAGCAGTCACTGGACCCATTCCTGTATCTAGCGCTACTCGACGAATCTGCCGAGCTCGGTTTTTGGTCGTTTCAAGTCGCAAATTCACAGGTCACCTGGTCCTCCAGTGTATACCGATTGCATGATCAAACGAGGGAGGATTTCACATTATCCTACGCCTCCATGCTAGATCTATACCCTCCGGAGGATGCTTCGCGCTTCGCAAATACCCTCGAAAGTAGCCTTATTCATAAAAATGATTTTGTTATCGATGTACGCATTCGAGGCGCACATGCAAAGCCGTTGCATCTACGACTAAAAGCAAAATGCCAACAGAACGATCATGGAGAAGTTATTGCGCTGGTTGGGCTTGTTCAAATGGCCAGTCAACGCCTGACCTTCCCTTTTGATGCTACCCAAAGTTATGATTTCCAAACCTATCTTGACACCAGCAGTGACGGATTCTGGGACTGGTATATTCAAGAAGACTACGAATATATGTCTCCCAGATTCTGGGAAATTCTGGGGTTTGATGCTCACGAAAAACCTCATAAACCCAGTGCGTGGCAGGATCTTATATTTCCTGATGACCTCAACATCGCCCTGAATAATTTCCACCAACACATTGAAACGAGAGGTGAGCACCCTTTTGACCAGGAAGTACGTTACCGACACAAATACGGCTCCACTGTCCACATCATTTGTCGAGGTCGGGTTGTCGAGTGGGATTCCGCAGGCAACCCTATTCGAATGGTGGGCACACACACCGACGTGACACAGCTGCGGGAAAATCAGGAAAAGCTCGAAGAAGCACTGCGCTTTCAAAAGTTACTACTAGCAGCGAATTCCGATCTTATTTTTGTCAAAGACGAAAATTTTAAAATCGTAATGGGAAACGACGCGTTCGTTAATTTCTTTCCAGAATCCATGCGCGATAAAATTATAGGGCATACCACACTTGAATCGTTTCCCGATAACCAGGTTGACGGATTCTTATTTCAGGATAAAATCGCATTCGAAACCGGCTACTCAGAAACGGTAGAATCTGCCCGTGATCGCATTATGCTCACGCGAAAAAAGCGGTTCACCACTGACGATAATAAAAATTATCTCCTAGGTGTATCCAGCGACATAACAGAAATCAAGCAGACCGAAACTGAATTAAAACAGGCGAACGAAGAACTCGAAGAATTCGCTTACCGCACCTCCCACGATTTACGCTCCCCGCTTGTTTCATCTATAAAACTGCTGGAAATAACCAAAAAAACTATCGACAAGGGTGAGATCGAAAAAGCGGAAAAATATCTTTCTCTGGTTCGCGAATCGCTGGTTAAACTTGAAGCTCTCGTAACCGACATCCTCAGATTGACGCGTTTACGACATACGACTAGTGAAATCACATTAACCGACCTTCCGCAATTAGTTAGCAGCATGCTCAAACAGATGTCACACCTGGACGGTTACAACAAAATGGAAATCTTGCTGGATCTTGCCATCAATTCCCCGGTCTACCTGGATAAAAGCAATCTTAACCTTGTACTCGAGAACTTGATTTCCAATGCAATAAAGTACTCCGACCCAAATGCCCATTCACCTTACCTGGCAATAGACGCAAAAATAGAATCTAACAATCTCGCTATCCGCGTACGAGATAATGGCATCGGGTTTCCAGAAAGCGCCAAAAGTAAACTGTTTGGTATGTTTAAACGATTCCACCCTCAAATATCGTTCGGTGCTGGACTCGGTTTGTATATGGTAAAAAAGAGTATCGCCAAAATGAATGGTAAGATAACGCTAGTATCGTCCTACGACGAAACTATTTTCGAATTAATGGTCCCCCTTCACAAGGAAAATAGAAAAGAGTAA
- a CDS encoding response regulator codes for MIKYMMIVDDNEADHAIAQFAVDEVDADIQLYSAYDGQEALDLLDTMSPPPDLIFLDISMPGMSGHEFLAEYAKRKNLCAVVVMLTSSDQPTDKSRCMQYTFVRDYLLKPLDGAYLNELIKAL; via the coding sequence ATGATCAAATATATGATGATCGTTGATGATAACGAAGCTGATCATGCGATTGCACAATTTGCTGTAGACGAAGTTGACGCTGATATCCAGCTGTATAGCGCCTATGATGGGCAAGAGGCGCTAGATCTTCTGGACACGATGTCTCCCCCACCGGACCTTATATTTCTAGATATAAGCATGCCCGGCATGAGCGGTCATGAATTTCTTGCTGAATATGCCAAAAGGAAAAATCTCTGTGCGGTGGTGGTAATGCTTACATCATCAGATCAACCGACGGATAAGTCCCGCTGTATGCAATATACTTTTGTCAGGGATTATCTACTGAAACCGCTTGATGGTGCCTATCTCAATGAACTAATAAAAGCCCTTTGA
- a CDS encoding CsbD family protein has protein sequence MNSDQFSGQWHQIKGGIRAKWGKLTDDDMEMVQGNREKLVGKIQSRYGKTKEEAKSEVNSYIDSL, from the coding sequence ATGAATAGCGATCAATTTTCAGGTCAGTGGCACCAGATTAAAGGCGGTATTCGAGCCAAGTGGGGCAAGCTTACCGACGACGATATGGAAATGGTTCAGGGTAATCGCGAAAAACTGGTGGGCAAGATCCAGTCGCGCTACGGTAAGACCAAGGAAGAAGCTAAATCGGAAGTGAATAGCTATATTGATTCTTTGTAG
- a CDS encoding PGPGW domain-containing protein: protein MNTVQIGFLVSISMVVLSLGAMVTFVYTASANFFCEHVFKETGNPGVNPLRIVKNLLGWCLVVAGIAMLVLPGQGLLTLLVGVGLCDFPGKSACNHWLLKKGYYHRAVHWLNRIRIKLDKPDFVLPDVPGDQ from the coding sequence ATGAATACAGTCCAAATAGGTTTTCTGGTTTCCATTTCGATGGTGGTTCTGTCTTTGGGGGCAATGGTTACCTTCGTATACACTGCATCGGCAAATTTCTTTTGCGAGCATGTGTTTAAGGAAACCGGTAACCCTGGAGTGAACCCGCTGCGGATTGTTAAAAATCTGTTGGGCTGGTGTCTGGTCGTCGCGGGTATTGCGATGCTGGTACTACCCGGGCAGGGGCTGTTGACATTGCTTGTGGGAGTGGGTTTGTGCGATTTTCCGGGTAAGTCGGCGTGTAATCACTGGCTTCTGAAAAAGGGCTATTACCATCGAGCTGTACATTGGTTGAATCGGATTAGAATAAAGCTCGATAAGCCCGATTTTGTATTGCCCGATGTCCCCGGGGATCAATAA
- a CDS encoding hemerythrin domain-containing protein, which translates to MNIFQALREDHKKQRQLANALVRTSGDSKERHELFGQLAAELKSHAIAEERHFYVPLIEADETQEMARHGVAEHHEMDELMEKLESTDPSSPAWLATAKELRELIHHHLDDEEKDFFPQASDVLNPQEKTSLGGEFQEEKEEALHEVQ; encoded by the coding sequence ATGAACATTTTTCAAGCCTTACGCGAAGACCATAAAAAACAACGCCAACTGGCCAATGCATTGGTGCGCACCTCTGGCGATTCCAAGGAGCGCCACGAACTATTCGGCCAACTCGCTGCAGAACTTAAATCCCATGCCATTGCTGAGGAACGGCATTTTTACGTACCGCTGATCGAGGCGGACGAAACCCAGGAAATGGCTCGCCACGGCGTCGCTGAACATCACGAAATGGATGAACTGATGGAAAAGCTGGAGTCCACCGATCCATCATCTCCTGCCTGGTTGGCTACTGCCAAGGAATTACGGGAACTAATCCATCACCATCTTGACGACGAAGAAAAGGATTTTTTTCCACAAGCTAGCGATGTGTTAAACCCACAAGAAAAAACCTCGCTAGGAGGTGAATTCCAGGAAGAGAAGGAAGAAGCCCTGCACGAAGTCCAGTAA
- a CDS encoding lysylphosphatidylglycerol synthase domain-containing protein, with product MIVLAKASSVSHMRNKIPWGTLKKVASGLFFLLVAYLLVTKARELEWHKIWSTFRETDPATLWLATGIGMACYLAYASYDLIGRKLFDVQIPAYKTMLAAWISYACNLNLGAIIGSVALRYRLYSRLGVKASTVTKIMGVSVFSNWTGYLMLAGGLFVTGAFTPPESWAVGDIGFRVLGAVFLALVAGYVGVCAFANQRTYRLRDREFTLPQLKIVAWQLATAAVHWTLMATVIYQFFHGELDFATVYIALLVSCVAGAVSHVPGGLGVLEAVFVALLAGELPRHEILAGVFAYRCVFYLVPLALTLPLYGIFETVLAKKSDPSTTP from the coding sequence ATGATCGTTCTGGCAAAGGCGTCTTCTGTGTCTCATATGAGAAATAAAATTCCCTGGGGAACCCTAAAAAAAGTCGCAAGTGGATTGTTCTTCCTGCTGGTAGCCTATTTGCTAGTCACCAAGGCGCGGGAGCTGGAGTGGCATAAAATCTGGTCTACCTTCCGCGAAACAGATCCTGCGACCCTGTGGTTGGCAACCGGTATTGGTATGGCCTGTTACCTGGCATATGCCAGCTACGATTTGATTGGCAGGAAATTGTTCGACGTACAGATTCCTGCTTACAAAACAATGTTGGCTGCGTGGATTAGCTACGCCTGTAACCTTAATCTGGGTGCAATTATTGGCAGTGTCGCGCTGCGCTATCGGCTCTATTCAAGATTGGGCGTTAAGGCATCGACGGTCACAAAAATTATGGGTGTGAGTGTATTCAGTAACTGGACGGGTTATTTGATGCTCGCTGGTGGGCTTTTCGTTACCGGCGCGTTCACGCCGCCGGAGTCGTGGGCGGTCGGAGATATCGGCTTTCGCGTTTTAGGTGCGGTATTCCTGGCGCTTGTTGCAGGGTATGTAGGGGTTTGCGCTTTCGCAAATCAGCGCACCTATAGACTGCGGGATCGCGAATTTACGTTGCCGCAATTAAAAATTGTTGCCTGGCAACTGGCCACGGCAGCTGTTCACTGGACGCTTATGGCTACAGTGATCTATCAGTTTTTTCACGGCGAGCTGGATTTTGCAACGGTGTATATTGCGCTATTAGTGAGCTGTGTGGCTGGAGCTGTGTCACATGTGCCCGGCGGTCTTGGCGTTCTAGAAGCTGTATTCGTAGCTCTGCTAGCTGGCGAGTTACCTCGGCACGAGATACTTGCCGGTGTATTCGCGTACCGATGTGTTTTCTATCTTGTGCCACTGGCGCTTACTTTACCCCTTTACGGAATTTTTGAAACGGTATTGGCTAAAAAATCAGATCCCTCGACGACCCCCTAG